In Penaeus vannamei isolate JL-2024 chromosome 15, ASM4276789v1, whole genome shotgun sequence, the following are encoded in one genomic region:
- the LOC138864225 gene encoding uncharacterized protein, which produces MHRQRSGSGFPSMSSFSGQPNKRMRVQEPVKQDVVDDFMDDDEWGELDEEAMDECMVLATQMCSQMPQNNNEVTKQDVGSNFSSTVGNAAHGENSREQFPGSYKNNFNDSGFSSVRSSALNQSRVLQNTTKLGRGVAGQSNNVSRSNSYSHRFNDFSIPETTVQKSNSFSLSKTVHSTGKVYNSIPIKGSSSSSSHGNMHPTTSGTSTLSDGSNQNQLKKMQDEKAKLEEDVLLKQGEISLLRLELKRKEAALEAERLDRCTALEAAEKRGREKVANAAAEAEAKTKESLRSVERLQGELHFKNREIEELTLRCKRLEQQSTQLASSQVASPPKKGRHESASLSPGVSPGKARNNFKSHLDFGGGPISVRTIEVQTESSQPQGKRNRSRLSLDMAKGRVTGCRRASYMLSSHAMAAVTKDEEARAGSWSLAPKWASLVSQLIAEHQDSNSVEKHLVVLAIQRLQEVQTLLTTRDPDATRMPPAQGAAPVEWYERSVVPALSVLESLIAPHGTGNEQRALQAACAHLSPLCIKEIVVNNRVRQQVLQTLEKIAKFTSTNIEAEICQQLVASLDECCGKVDDWGDVLAMLRCLRALGSQTAFTSLLCTKTESCLIGKVCMLINKYSGDRTVTVSHMLSWLAVLVTAPPPWLSSTCYCPSKLLTCLLKQAHLILDFTKPEKRYEKAKVFNLLKTFVRVLHCWSTADPDWWVKVASVPEYTAVMGTVVANANDLQIDRQTVDLLCDLYEFDEAIFDGC; this is translated from the exons ATGCACCGCCAGAGAAGTGGATCAGGCTTCCCTTCGATGTCATCTTTTAGCGGACAGCCAAACAAGAGAATGAGGGTGCAAGAACCAGTAAA ACAAGATGTTGTGGACGACTTTATGGATGACGATGAGTGGGGAGAACTTGATGAGGAGGCCATGGACGAGTGCATGGTCTTAGCCACTCAGATGTGCTCACAGATGCCCCAGAATAACAACGAGGTAACAAAACAAGACGTTGGGAGTAACTTCAGCTCCACGGTCGGCAATGCAGCTCACGGTGAGAACAGCCGGGAGCAGTTTCCTGGGTCTTACAAGAACAACTTCAACGACAGCGGGTTCTCCAGTGTGAGAAGCAGCGCCCTTAACCAATCCCGAGTCTTACAGAACACTACCAAGTTGGGCCGAGGTGTTGCCGGGCAGTCAAATAATGTGTCACGAAGTAATTCATACAGCCACAGATTCAATGACTTTTCCATCCCAGAAACAACAGTGCAAAAGAGCAATAGTTTTTCTCTTTCAAAGACAGTTCACAGCACAGGTAAAGTGTACAACTCTATACCCATTAAAGGGTCGAGTTCCAGCAGCTCCCACGGAAACATGCATCCAACAACTTCAGGAACATCTACGCTAAGTGATGGCAGTAATCAAAATCAGCTCAAGAAAATGCAGGATGAGAAGGCCAAACTTGAAGAAGATGTCTTGTTGAAGCAAGGGGAG aTTTCCTTGTTAAGGCTGGAACTAAAGAGGAAGGAAGCAGCGTTGGAGGCAGAAAGGCTTGACCGCTGCACTGCACTGGAAGCTgcagaaaagagaggcagagagaag GTGGCCAATGCTGCTGCTGAAGCCGAGGCCAAAACAAAGGAGTCCTTGAGGTctgttgagagactgcagggagAATTGCATTTTAAG aACAGAGAAATTGAGGAACTGACTCTCCGATGCAAGCGCCTCGAGCAACAGTCCACACAGCTGGCTTCGTCGCAAGTCGCCTCACCACCCAAGAAGGGGCGTCACGAGTCTGCGTCTCTTTCTCCAGGGGTGTCGCCTGGGAAGGCTCGTAATAACTTTAAGTCACA CCTTGACTTTGGTGGAGGTCCGATCAGCGTGCGCACCATCGAAGTCCAAACGGAGTCGTCACAGCCGcaggggaagaggaacaggagtcGGCTCTCTCTGGACATGGCAAAAG GGAGAGTAACAGGCTGCAGACGCGCTTCGTACATGCTCTCCTCGCACGCTATGGCTGCTGTTACTAAGGACGAGGAAGCGAGGGCAGGGAGCTGGTCCCTTGCGCCAAAGTGGGCCAGTCTTGTGTCGCAGCTGATTGCAGAG CATCAAGACAGCAACAGCGTGGAAAAGCACTTGGTGGTGTTGGCTATTCAGAGACTACAAGAAGTGCAAACCCTGCTTACCACAAGAGATCCAGATGCTACAAG GATGCCTCCAGCTCAAGGTGCAGCCCCTGTGGAGTGGTATGAAAGGAGTGTGGTGCCTGCTCTGTCTGTGTTAGAGTCCCTCATTGCTCCTCATGGAACTGGCAATGAGCAGCGAGCCCTACAAGCTGCTTGTGCCCATTTGTCACCCTTGTGTATTAAG GAAATCGTGGTTAACAACAGAGTTCGGCAACAAGTCCTTCAAACTCTAGAGAAAATAGCCAAATTTACATCAACAAACATTGAAGCAGAGAT CTGCCAGCAGTTGGTGGCCTCTCTCGATGAGTGCTGCGGCAAAGTTGATGATTGGGGTGATGTCCTTGCGATGCTCAGATGCCTCCGAGCCCTTGGATCTCAGACTGCATTCACAAGTTTACTTTGCACCAAAACAG AGTCATGCCTTATAGGCAAGGTATGCATGCTGATTAATAAGTACTCTGGTGATAGGACTGTTACAGTAAGCCACATGTTAAGCTGGTTGGCTGTATTAGTAACAGCTCCTCCGCCTTGGCTCTCTTCCACTTGTTACTGCCCCTCCAAGCTGCTTACCTGCCTCCTCAAGCAAGCTCACCTGATCCTTGATTTCACAAAACCAGAGAAAA GATATGAGAAAGCAAAAGTGTTCAACTTGCTGAAGACGTTTGTCCGAGTGTTGCACTGTTGGTCGACGGCAGACCCTGACTGGTGGGTGAAAGTAGCTTCTGTGCCAGAATACACTGCTGTTATGGGTACTGTCGTTGCTAATGCAAATGACCtacagattgacagacaaacag tTGATCTTCTGTGTGACTTGTATGAATTTGATGAAGCAATTTTTGATGGTTGTTGA